A single region of the Labeo rohita strain BAU-BD-2019 chromosome 3, IGBB_LRoh.1.0, whole genome shotgun sequence genome encodes:
- the sgsm3 gene encoding small G protein signaling modulator 3 gives MSTGNYTPAPGGPFSALTPSMWPQDILAKYFQKDPNMEAELQYDEFGFRIDSEDGNETRKWQRGEGAPQREDPQQRLRWQAHLEFTHNHTVGDLTWDKISPTLARSDRLRTLVLGGIPHSMRPQLWMRLSGALQKKRTSEISYREIVKNSSNDDTTAAKQIEKDLLRTMPTNACFSTLTSVGVPKLRRVLRGLAWLYPDIGYCQGTGMVVSCLLLFLEEEDALWMMCALIEDLLPPSYFSSTLLGVQTDQRVLRQLIVQYLPSLDQLLQEHDIELSLITLHWFLTAFASVVDIRILLRIWDLLFYEGSVVLFQVTLGMLKIKEEELVSSENSASIFNTLSDLPSQLEDGAEVLGEAVRLAGSLSQENLDAHRHKHLAYILAEQAQLNSGNSHSLHTNLNKVVRRQSLRRKSTLSSLLWGEDEVEALKAKNIKQTELVAALREAINRTAEHFHCLDPRNCSTDLTPDYSMESHQRDHENFLVVSRNRRRRAKALLDFERHDDDELGFRKNDIITIVSQKDEHCWVGELNGLRGWFPAKFVEVLDERSKEYSLAGDDTVTEAVNDLVRGTLCPALKAIFQHGLKKPSILGGPCHPWLFIEEAASREVERDFNSVYSRLVLCKTYRLDEDGKVLTPEELLYRAVQSVNMSHDAAHVQMDVKFRSLICVGLNEQVLHLWLEVLCSSMSAVEKWYHPWSFLRSPGWVQIKCELRVLSKFAFSLSQDCELPTKKEEKEQRPLKEGVQDMLVKHHLFSWDIDG, from the exons ATGTCAA CAGGTAATTACACTCCAGCCCCAGGGGGCCCTTTTTCGGCCCTCACACCCAGCATGTGGCCCCAGGACATTCTGGCAAAGTATTTTCAG AAAGACCCCAATATGGAAGCAGAACTGCAGTATGATGAATTCGGGTTCCGGATCGATAGTGAAG aCGGGAATGAGACAAGAAAATGGCAGCGTGGGGAGGGAGCCCCTCAGAGAGAGGACCCTCAGCAAAGACTTCGCTGGCAAGCCCATTTGGAGTTCACGCACAATCACACCGTAGGAGACCTGACGTGGGACAAGATTTCCCCCACACTGGCTCGCTCTGACCGCCTTCGGACCCTGGTGTTGGGTGGCATACCGCACAGCATGAGACCACAG TTGTGGATGCGTTTGTCAGGGGCCCTGCAGAAGAAGAGAACATCAGAAATTTCCTACAGGGAAATcgtcaaaaacagctctaatGATGACACCACAGCAGCCAAACAG ATAGAAAAGGATCTTTTGCGGACCATGCCCACCAATGCATGCTTCAGCACCTTGACGAGTGTGGGGGTGCCCAAGCTCAGGCGGGTCCTGAGAGGGCTGGCGTGGCTGTATCCAGACATCGGCTACTGTCAGGGCACAGGCATG GTGGTATCCTGTCTGCTGCTGTTTCTGGAGGAAGAGGATGCTCTGTGGATGATGTGTGCTCTGATAGAAGACCTACTGCCTCCCTCATACTTCTCCTCCACACTGCTGGGAGTTCAAACCGACCAGCGTGTGCTCAGACAGCTCATAGTGCAGTATCTACCTAGTCTAGACCAGCTGCTACAGGAGCACGATATTG AGCTTTCTTTAATCACACTGCACTGGTTCCTCACTGCCTTTGCCAGTGTGGTAGACATCCGCATCCTGCTGCGAATCTGGGACCTGCTCTTTTATGAGGGCTCAGTGGTGCTCTTCCAGGTTACACTGGGCATGCTGAAGATCAAG GAGGAAGAGCTGGTATCATCTGAGAACTCGGCATCCATCTTCAACACTCTCTCAGATCTGCCCAGTCAACTAGAGGACGGGGCGGAAGTGCTTGGAGAGGCTGTACGTCTGGCAGGATCTCTGTCTCAGGAAAACCTGGATGCACACAGACACAAGCATCTTGCCTACATCCTGGCAGAGCAGGCCCAGCTCAACTCTGGCAACTCCCATTCTCTCCACACCAACCTCAACAAG GTGGTCCGCAGACAGAGCCTGCGTAGGAAATCCACCCTGAGCTCGCTTCTCTGGGGGGAGGACGAGGTGGAGGCACTGAAggccaaaaacattaaacagacAGAGCTGGTGGCAGCACTGAGAGAAGCCATCAACCGGACCGCAGAGCACTTTCACTGCCTGGACCCCCGCAACTGCAGCACT GATTTGACTCCGGACTATTCTATGGAGAGCCATCAAAGGGATCATGAGAACTTCCTGGTTGTGTCTCGGAATCGTCGGAGACGAGCCAAAGCCTTGCTGGACTTTGAAAGGCACGATGATGATGAACTGGGATTTCGGAAGAATGACATCATCACA ATCGTCTCACAGAAAGATGAACACTGCTGGGTTGGAGAGCTGAACGGCCTGAGAG GCTGGTTTCCTGCAAAATTTGTGGAAGTCTTGGATGAACGAAGTAAAGAG TACTCTCTGGCTGGAGATGACACCGTAACTGAGGCAGTGAATGACTTGGTCAGAGGCACGCTTTGTCCTGCTCTCAAGGCCATCTTTCAGCACGGCTTGAAGAAGCCGTCCATACTGGGAGGACCCTGTCACCCATGGCTCTTCATCGAGGAG GCAGCTAGCAGAGAAGTGGAGAGAGACTTCAACTCTGTTTACTCCAGACTAGTGCTCTGTAAGACCTACAG GTTAGATGAAGATGGGAAGGTGCTCACACCTGAAGAGCTTCTGTACAGG GCAGTGCAGTCTGTCAACATGAGCCACGACGCTGCACACGTTCAGATGGACGTCAAGTTCCGCTCGCTCATCTGTGTGGGCTTAAA tGAGCAGGTGCTGCACCTGTGGCTGGAGGTATTGTGTTCAAGTATGAGTGCCGTGGAGAAATGGTACCATCCCTGGTCTTTCCTCCGCAGTCCTGGCTGGGTTCAGATAAAGTGTGAACTCAG AGTTCTCTCAAAGTTTGCCTTCAGTCTCTCCCAAGACTGTGAGCTGCCTACCAAAAAAGAG GAGAAGGAGCAGAGGCCTCTAAAGGAAGGAGTTCAGGACATGCTGGTGAAACATCACCTCTTCAGCTGGGACATTGATGGCTAA